Sequence from the Priestia megaterium genome:
ACTCTTTATAACGCTGTAACGTTTGTTGAACTTGACGCGCAATTGCATAGTGCTCTTCTCCAACAATTTCAGGAGATAAAGCGCGAGATGTAGATGCTAATGGATCTACCGCAGGGTAAATACCCATCTCTGATAATTTACGCTCTAAGTTTGTTGTTGCATCTAAGTGAGCAAATGTTGTCGCTGGAGCTGGATCCGTATAGTCATCGGCTGGTACGTAAATCGCTTGAATCGATGTTACAGAACCTACGCTTGTTGACGTGATACGCTCTTGAAGCTGACCCATTTCTGTCGCTAATGTTGGCTGATAACCTACTGCTGATGGCATACGGCCAAGTAATGCTGATACTTCTGAACCGGCTTGTGTGAAACGGAAGATATTATCGATAAAGAATAATACGTCTTGACCTTGTTCGTCACGGAAGTATTCTGCCATTGTTAATCCTGTTAATGCAACACGCTGACGTGCACCAGGTGGCTCATTCATTTGTCCAAATACCATAGCCGTCTTCTTAATAACACCAGAATCTGTCATTTCATGGTATAAGTCATTACCTTCACGCGTACGCTCACCTACACCAGCGAATACCGAAATACCGCCGTGCTCTTGAGCAATGTTATTGATTAACTCTTGAATTAATACTGTTTTACCTACACCGGCACCACCGAATAGACCGATTTTTCCACCTTTAATGTAAGGAGCTAATAAGTCCACTACTTTAATACCTGTTTCAAGAATTTCAGCTTGTGTAGATAGATTTTCGAACTTTGGTGCTTGACGGTGGATTGGATCACGACGTGCACCTGCATCGATTGGGGCGTCTAAGTCGATTTTTTCACCTAATACGTTAAATACACGACCTAACGTAACGTCACCAACTGGTACTGAGATTGCTGCACCTGTATCTTCTACTTCTAATCCACGAACTAAGCCGTCAGTGGATGACATTGCTACTGTACGAACTGTGTTATCACCTAAGTGAATCGCAACTTCTAATGTTAATTCGATTGCAACTTCACTTGCACTGCTCGGTTTATGTGAAATTTTAAGGGCGTTATAAATTGCCGGAAGGTGTCCGTTGTCAAACTTTACGTCTACAACTGGACCCATGATTTGAGTAACGCGTCCTTTTGTCATCGTGTTCCCTCCTAACTTGCTTTTCCATTAAACTTTCTATTCTAACGCTGCCGCTCCGCCAACAATTTCCGTAATTTCCTGGGTAATTGCCGCTTGACGTGCACGGTTATATGACAATGTAAGATTATTGATAAGATCTTTTGCGTTGTCTGTTGCACTTTTCATCGCTGTCATACGAGCAGCATGCTCACTTGCTTTTCCATCAAGTAGGCCGCCGTAAATTAAACTCTCTGCATACTGAGGAAGTAATACTTCTAAAATCTCTTCTTGTGATGGTTCAAATTCATAACCAACAAGTTTACCAGAAGGTTGAAGATCTGTTAGAGGCAATAGCTTCTTCTCCGTCACTTCTTGTGAAATCGTATTGATAAAGTGATTGTAGTATAAGTAAAGTTCATCAAACGTACCGTCCGCAAACATTTGAACTGTTTGTGAAGCGATTCCTTGAATGTCGGCAAAAGCTGGCTGATCTGCTAAGCCTGTGATTTCAAGTAAAACCGGAATACCGCGTTTTACGAAGAAATCTCTCCCTACTCGTCCAATTGCAATCACACCGTATTCATCAGGTGATTGATGGCGTTCTTCAATAGCTTGAGATACTTTTCGCAAAATATTACTGTTATATGCTCCTGCTAGACCGCGATCTGAAGTGATTACGATATAACCAGTCTTCTTCACGCTGCGCGCAGTTAACATTGGATGTGAAGCGCCTCTGCTGCCTAGGGCTACGCTTGAGACTACCTCTTGAATTTTTTCCATGTATGGAACAAACGATTTTGCATTTTGTTCCGCTCTATTCAGCTTTGCAGCTGAAACCATTTCCATTGCTTTCGTAATCTGGCTCGTTTTTTTCGTCGATGTGATTCGAGTTTGTATATCACGTAATGATGCCAAAGGTTTCACCACCTTGTTTTAGAAGATCACGTGGTATGAAAGGTGAACAAATGTTCACCTTCACCTTATTGAAAGATTGTCTTAACATACCATGCTGACAATATATTATTCAGATGCAATAAATGTTTTCTTGAATTCTTCAAGTGCTGATTCGAATACGCCAGCTTCAGGAAGGCCACCAGTTGTACGGATTGATTCAAGTACTTCTTTACGGTTTGATTCTAACCATGTTAAGTACTCGTCTTCAAAGCGTGTAATATCTGATACTGGAACATCATCTAAGAAGCCTTTTGTTAATGCGTAAAGCACAGCTACTTGTTTTTCTACGCGAAGCGGTTTGTGTAAACCTTGTTTTAAGATTTCAACTGTACGCGCTCCTCGATTTAATTTTGCTTGAGTTGCTTGGTCAAGATCAGAACCGAACTGAGCAAACGATTCAAGCTCACGATAAGATGCAAGGTCTAGACGCAGTGTACCTGCTACCTTTTTCATCGCTTTAATTTGTGCAGATCCCCCTACACGTGATACAGAAAGACCAGCATTAATCGCAGGACGTACGCCTGAGAAGAATAGATCTGACTGTAAGAAAATTTGTCCGTCTGTAATCGAAATTACGTTCGTTGGGATATAAGCAGATACGTCTCCTGCTTGCGTTTCAATAAATGGAAGAGCTGTTAATGAACCTCCACCTTTTGCGTCCGATAACTTTGCCGCACGCTCTAATAAACGAGAGTGCAGATAGAATACATCCCCTGGATACGCTTCACGACCTGGAGGGCGGCGTAATAGTAATGAAAGTTCACGATAAGCTGATGCTTGTTTTGTTAAGTCATCGTAAATAACAAGTACGTGCTTGCCGTTATACATAAACTCTTCACCCATTGTTACCCCAGCGTATGGTGCTAAGAATAATAGTGGAGCTGGTTGTGAAGCTGATGCTGTTACAACGATTGTGTAATCTAGAGCACCGTGTTTACGTAATGTCTCTACTACGTTACGAACTGTTGATTCTTTTTGGCCAATCGCTACATAGATACATACCATATCTTGATCTTTTTGGTTTAAGATTGTATCGATTGCTACCGATGTTTTACCCGTTTGACGGTCACCGATAATTAACTCACGCTGTCCACGACCGATCGGCACAAGTGCGTCAATCGCCTTGATACCTGTTTGAAGCGGCTCATGTACTGATTTACGATCCATAACGCCAGGTGCAGCACCTTCAATTGGACGTGTTTTTGTTGTTTCTACTGGGCCTAAGCCGTCTACTGGCTGACCTAATGAGTTAACAACACGACCGATTAACTGCTCCCCTACTGGAACTTCCATGATGCGTCCTGTACGGCGAACTTCGTCACCTTCACGAATTTCCGTATATGGTCCTAAAATAATGATACCTACATTGTTTTCTTCTAAGTTTTGTGCCATTCCCATGACACCATTTGAAAATTCAACCAGTTCTCCAGCCATGACATTGTCGAGGCCATGAGCACGTGCGATACCGTCCCCAACTTGGATAACAGTACCTACATCACTCACTTTAATCTCAGACTGATAGTTTTCAATTTGCTGCTTGATCAGCGCACTAATTTCTTCAGCTTTGATGCTCATGAATTTCACCCCTATCTACGATCTATGTGCAAGAAGTCCTCGGTGGATCGTTTCTAATTTGCTGCTAATGCTGCCATCATAGATACGATTACCAATGCGAAGCTTCACGCCGCCGATTAGGCTTTTATCTACTATATTTGAAATATTTAACGTATGTTTTCCAACTTTGGAAGCAAATGATTGCGAGATTGCTCTTTTCTCATCTGCACTTAAAGGTTTGACAGAATAAACAGTTGCATCTGCCACGCCACGTACTTCGTTCGCTAGGAAACGATACTCTTGTACCATTTGGCTAACAATTTGAATGCGGTGACGCTCTAATAATAGAAGAACCGTATGTTGAACAGTTGGTGAAAGTTCAGCAAATGCCTCACTTACAAACTGTTTTTTTCGCTCAATTGTAATTTTTGGATGAGTTAATACATCCATTAATTCAGGTGTTTTAGCAAACACCTCTTCAACGATTTGTAGCTGGTCTTGCATTTCATCGATCATCTGTTTTTCTGTTGCTAATTGAAAAAGAGCTAGTGCATAGCGCTTGGCTACAGCTGGTTGACTCATCGTACATCCCCTACTTCTTGGATATATTCATGAATTAACTTCTCTTGATCTTGTTCAGAAAGTTCTTTTTCAATAACTTTCGACGCAATTAAAACAGATAATGAAGCAACTTGCTCACGTAACGCAGCAACTGCTTGATCTTTTTGCTGTTCGATTTCTTGTTTTGCTGCAGCTTTTAGACGCTCAGACTCTTCGCGTGCTGCCGCAATGATTTCTTCTTTTTTATCTTCTGCAGACTTTCTAGCGTTTTCCATCATTACTTGCACTTCTTGACGAGATTGCTTTAAGATTTCACGCTGCTCTTCAACAAGCTTCTTCGCTTCCTCATTTTGCTTTTCTGCTTCATCAATCTCACCGGCAATATGCTCTTCACGTTTTTTCATGATTCCCATTACAGGACCAAACGCGAATTTTTGAAGTAACGCAAGTAGGATAAGGAACATCACTAATTGGAAAAGAATATCTCCACCATTAATGCCTGCTGCTCCTAACACAAACATGTTCGACACGGCCATGTTCACTCCCTTCAGAGACTCCACATATATAATTTACTTATTAAAGACATAAAGTAATGGCGAAGGTTCTTTTGAATGATCTTCGCCACATGTAACACATTATTATTTACCTTGTACCATGAATGCAATAACTACGGCGATAATTGGAAGCGCCTCAACTAAGGCAACCCCAACGAACATCATTGAAGTTAATGTACCACGTGCTTCTGGTTGGCGAGCTGTGCCTTCAATCGTCTTAGAAACGATAAGACCGTTACCAATACCAGCACCTAGTGCCGCTAAACCAATCGCAATTGCAGATGCTATTAAACCCATTTTATAAAGTCCTCCCTTAATATATATGATTTTGTTTAACTAAGTTTTGTTTTGTCCAAATTGGGTATTACTTGAACAAAGCTTTATAAATTAATGGTCGCTACTCACTTTGTGAGATAAATAAACCATCGTTAACATTGTGAAAATGAAGGCCTGAATTGCGCCTACAAAAATACTGAATCCTTGCCATAAAAGCATTGGAATAGCAGCTCCAATTGTACCTAGGAAGCCTGTTGTTGCTAAACCAGCTAGCAAGCTTAACAAAATTTCCCCAGCATAAATATTACCGTAAAGACGAAGGCCAAGCGTTAACGTATTGGCAAACTCCTCGATAATCTTAAGCGGGAATAAAAATGCCATTGGCTTGAAGTAATCTTTCGTGTATGCAGAGAAACCTCGCATTTTAATACCATAATAATGTGATAGTACAACTACCATAACGGCTAACGTCAGCGTAATTGCTGGATCAGCGGTTGGTGATTTCCACCATAAGTTATGGTCAATCACGATGGCAAATGGAAGACCCAACATATTTGACACAAAAATGTACATAAGTAAAGTTACACCTAGCGTCAAAAAGCGGCCACCTGTTTTCCAATCCATATTGCTATTAACGAGTCCTTTAACAAAATCTAAGACCCATTCAATAAAGTTTTGTGCACCGCTTGGCTTCATAGCAAGAGTACGAGTACATAAAACTGCAATTAAGAATACAATAACAGAAGCTACGGTAACCATAAGCAAGTTACTTTGACTAAAAGTAAGGCCTAGAAACTCTATAGTTGGTGATTCATGACCCAACTGTGTTCACCTCTCTTTCTATCTTCTACGCATATTTTGAACAACTAAATCTATGATAATGACAACATAATACGTCATTAATCCCACAACTACACTAATAATATGAAAGGTTTTTGGATAAGAGATGGTAATCACAACTGCGAGAGCAGCTGTTGCAAATCTTACAACAGTCCCAATTGAACGGGGCTTTTTCCCCTCATCCAACGCCTGTCCAAACTGCTCAAACTTTCTTACTAAGTTCCACAAATTATACAAACTCAGGGCGGTTCCTAAAATTAAACCTGCAAAAACAGCCTTATAACTTGTAAATCCCCAGCCGAGAACGTATAATGCTAACAAATACAATATGTATGAACGAAGTCTTGGAAAAACGTGCTGCAAATCCTGCATGAATTATTAATCTCCTGAAAAAAAATGGTGGACTGTCCGCAGCATCATAAAAACACCTGCTGCTAGCCCTGAAAGAAGGCCTAAAATCAAAAATAGTGGTTCGGTGTCAAGCCATTGATCAGCCCATCTTCCAGAGAATAAGCCAATTAAGACTGAACCTGCTAACTGTGATAGAATGATTGACACTAATGCCATCGCTTGCAAAGGATGACGGTTGCGATCTTTCATAAGCTCATACCCCTTTTGCAAAATTTTCTTTTTTCCGAATTCTCTATCGTTTTTATAGCTCAATATATGATAGAAAGGCAAAAAAAATTGCTAATAAAGGTAAAAACAGCTAATAAAATACGCAGAAATATCAACGGTTTTCACAGGTTGAAAACCTTATCATTTATATTCCCTGTAAGCATACAATAGCGTATATTTAATGTCAATGTGTTTAAGCTAAAAACTTCACAATCTCTTCTTATTGTTCACATTTCTGCCACACATAAAACCTCTTCAAATGAAAACATTTAAAGAGGTTCATTCAATCGTTATTGTACTGTGTACAACCTGCTCTTGTCTATGCTTTTTCACAAATGCAAATATTTGGTACGCTCCCGGTACAAGCGATTCATCAATCGTTATTTTTCGTTTTCTCATGCCTCTTTCTACATCAACGTCAACATCTAAATACGATACAAACTGTAAAGACTGCTTATCAAAAAGAGCAACGCCTAACTGATCTGCTCCTTCAGGCAAAAACAGTTCATAGCTATACGTATTTTTCTCTTTTTCCGCCGCTACTTGCAATCCCATGACACGAGGATAATCTGGAATGCTAACCATGTACATATAAGGAAGCGAAAATGTTTCACGTGAATCATTTATTTCCAAATATCCGTCATATATACCTTTATTTTTAAAACGGGGCTGCACCGATAAAGTGACAGCTATTTCTTTTGTCTGATGGGGTGGCACCGTGACAGGTAATGGAACATCCCAGTTCACTCCTTCATCCCTTTTCGGAACGTTTAAGCGATACGTTTTTGCTTTATCAGACTGGTTATCAATTTTAAATGATAAGACTTTCTTTGATGGGCGTGTAAAAATACCGAAAGATAAAGAAGATGGATAAAATAAAGAGTCTGCTGTGACAGCTTTTGCTATTTGAATTCTCCCGGCTCCTTGTTCATATACGCGATACGTTTGACCGTTTAGCTGCTGCATTACTTTACTTGTGTTCATCAATGAAGCTTTGACTTGTTCAGGAGACCAGTTCGGGTGAGCTTGTAAAATAAGAGCGCACGCTCCAGCTACATGCGGCGCAGCCATACTTGTGCCATGCATGCGTTCATATCCGCCAGGAACTGTACTATTAATGAAGTAACCAGGTGCGACGACGTCCGGCTTGATTCCCCAAGTAGTCGTTACAGGCCCTCTTGAACTGAAAGATGTGAGCAAGTCTTGCACCACTTGCTTGCCAGTGCGTAAGTATGGTTGTTGAGACTGAATGTGTTGATTAATGGTATCACCGCTTTTTTTACTTACCCATATCACTGGAATATTTACTGACTCTTTTAGTTTACCGATTATGCTTTTTTCAGTCGGACTATATAAAATAACGGCTTTTGCTCCTGCCTGTTCAGCTTGTTTAATCTTTTTTTCAACCGCATTTCCTTCTGCTTTTAGCAAAATGACGTTACCCAACGCATGCTTTTGCTCTTTGGAGTATTGTTCATTTATTACACGCAGCGTTTGATTAAACGTCCATGGACGAGACCCTTCTACTGGCGCCATCATAACTTTTTCTTTGTTAAACCCGATTGTTAGAAATTGAACTGTTGTCGGGGAAACAGAAGCGCCAACGGAAATAGCTTTTTCCGCTGTACCTGGAGAGCCCACGGTCCATAAACCTGGACCTGAATTGCCGCTAGATGTGACCGTTACAATTCCTTTTTCAACAGCTCGATCTAACGCTAAGCTTGTTGGTAAATCAGGGCCATTCACATCATTTCCTAATGATAAATTAATAATATCTACATCATCTTGAATTGCTTTTTCGATAGCTAGAATAACACTTTCAGACGTTCCAGCTCCTCCAGGTCCAAGAGCTCGGTATGCGTAGATCTCCGCTTGAGGTGCTACACCTTTAATATTTCCATTTGCTGCAATAATACCAGCTACATGAGTGCCATGCAGAGTAGGCTCTCCTTGCTCCCGAGTTGTTTCCATCGGCTCATAATCTTTATCTATTACATCATACCCTCCCCTGTAGGTTTGTTTTAAATCGGGATGAGAATAATCAACACCCGTATCGATGACGCCTACTTTGATCCCTTTTCCTGTTAAGCGCTGATTATAAGTATCAAATAAGCCTCTTACCTGTTCTGAGCCAATGAAGGTTACGCTATTTTCTTCTGCAACCTGGTAGTTTTTAATAGAATGTGAACTAATAATAGAAGGATTATGAGATAGTTTTTCCAAATCCGAGATGGAGCCGTTTAACGAAAGTCCTGTAAACACCGTGTGAAATTCGCTCTTAATCTTTATATTAGGATAATTTTTTTGTAGCTGACTTTTAAATTTGGCGAATTTTTCTTTTTCAATCATGACAATTATTGATTTTTCCTGATGATTCATTTCTTGTTTTATAGAAGGAAATGTGGGATTGAGCGACATTTGCCCTCCCCCGCTTCCCAATATAAAGCTAATCATTAACCATTTAATCCACATAAAAAAACACCTCTCACACTATCGTGTCTCAAAGAGACACTTTTCATGTGAAAGGTGTTTAGAAATCTTACGAAAGCGGATTAAAAACTTCCGGTCTGTTTTCACGACGGTTGAAATAGTAGCTAATAGCATCACAAATGCGTTTAGAAGCTAAGCCGTCTCCGTAAGGATTCGATGCTTGTGACATTTGCTTATATACGTCTTCATCTATTAACAGCTCTTTTGCTAGCGCATAAATCGTTTCTTCTTCCGTTCCTGCTAGTTTGAGCGTCCCTGCTTCAATTCCTTCCGGTCGCTCTGTTGTATCACGAAGTACCAATACAGGTACGCCTAATGAAGGAGCTTCTTCTTGAACACCGCCCGAATCTGTCAAAATAATATGAGCGCGCTCAGCGAAGTTATGGAAGTCAATTACATCTAACGGTTCAATTAAATGAATGCGTGGGTCATTTCCTAAGATATCGTTTGCTGTTTCTCTAACTACCGGATTCAAATGAACAGGATACACAACTTGCACATCTTCATGTTCATCCACAATACGTTTAACAGCACGGAACATGTTTTTCATTGGTTCGCCTAAATTTTCGCGGCGATGCGCCGTTAATAAGATAAGACGATCATCTCCCAATTTCGTTAACACTTCATGCTCATATGTCTCTTTTACTGTCGTTTTTAACGCATCGATAGCTGTGTTTCCAGTCACAAAGATTCGCTCTTCTTTTTTATTCTCTGCTTGCAAATTAGCTGCAGACTTATCGGTTGGAGCAAAGTGCAAATCAGCAAGAACGCCTGTAAGCTGACGGTTCATTTCTTCCGGATATGGAGAATATTTATTCCATGTGCGCAAACCTGCTTCAACATGTCCCACCTGAATTTGATTATAAAAAGCTGCTAATCCGGCAATAAACGTCGTAGTTGTATCGCCGTGTACAAGTACGATGTCCGGCTTTACTTTTTTCATTACGTCGTCCAAACCTTCTAATCCTCTGGTCGTTACGTCCATAAGGGTTTGGCGATCTTTCATAATGTTCAGATCATAGTCAGGCTGAATGTCAAAAATGCTCAATACTTGGTCTAACATTTCACGGTGCTGAGCCGTTACTGTAACAATCGCTTCGAACTCCTCCGGTCGCTTTTTAAGCTCTAGCACTAGAGGGGCCATTTTAATTGCTTCTGGTCTTGTCCCGAATATCGTCATTACTTTAATTGGCTGCTTCATGTTCATCACCCGAATCTACAAATTATTTTGTACCGAATAAACGATCTCCTGCATCACCTAAACCTGGAACAATATATCCATGGTCATTTAGTTTTTCATCTAATGCCGCAATGTAAATATCTACGTCAGGGTGTGCTTCTTTTACGATTTCCACGCCTTCAGGAGCAGCAATTAAACACATAAATTTAATGTTTTTAGCGCCTCTTTTTTTAAGAGAGTTGATTGCTTCTACAGCTGACCCTCCTGTTGCAAGCATAGGATCTACTACAATAAAGTCACGCTCTTCTACATCATTAGGCAGCTTTACATAATATTCAACAGGCTGTAATGTTTCTGGATCACGATATAAGCCAACGTGTCCAACTTTGGCAGCTGGCATTAGTTTTAAAAATCCATCTACCATGCCGATACCAGCACGAAGAATTGGAACGATACCAAGCTTTTTCCCTGCAATAACTTTTGACTTTGTTTTGCAAACCGGTGTTTCAATTTCAACATCTTCTAGCGGTAAATCACGTGTCGCTTCAAAAGCCATTAAGCTTGCCACTTCATCAACTAATTCACGAAACTCTTTCGTTCCCGTTTTTACATCGCGTATGTAAGTTAATTTGTGTTGAATAAGCGGGTGATCAAATACGTATACTTTGCCCATTGATATCTCTCCTTATATATAAAGATGTACACATTAAAATACCATTCAACGAATTGAATGGTACGTACTAGTAAAAACATATCTCTTGCTAATTAAATTTATACATTGCATTCATTTTACAGAAAAAAGTTTTTGAGTTCAAGCATTATTCAAAAAATGATTGAATTGCTACCACTTTCTCCATAAAAAAACAGGCACAAAGGCCTGTCTCTCTTAAAGTGATTTATACATTTCAAACTTGCTTGTTAAAGCTTCAACGCGTGTTTTAGCTTCAGCTAACTTTTCTTCATCTTCAATATTTTTAAGCGTTAATCCGATGATAGAAGCAATTTCATCCATCTCTTCTAAGCCAAATCCGCGAGTTGTAACCGCAGCTGTACCAATACGGATACCGCTTGTTACAAATGGGCTTTGCTCATCATAAGGAATTGTATTTTTGTTTGTTGTAATACCTACATCATCAAGTGCTTTTTCAGCTACTTTACCTGTCAAATTCATTGAGCTTACGTCGATTAACACAAGGTGATTGTCTGTTCCTTCAGATACAAGAGCAAATCCTTCTTTCTTTAATCCTTCTGCTAAACGGTTAGCATTGTCGATGATATTTTGAGCATAGTGCTTAAACTCATCTTGCAATGCTTCACCAAATGCTACTGCTTTTGCAGCGATAACGTGCATCAATGGACCACCTTGAATACCAGGGAAGATTGACTTATCAATCTTTTTCGCAAATTCTTCTTTACATAAAATCATACCGCCGCGTGGTCCGCGTAGTGTTTTATGTGTTGTAGTTGTAACGAAATGAGCATGTGGCACAGGATTTTGATGAAGTCCTGCAGCTACTAGACCAGCAATGTGAGCCATGTCTACCATTAAATAAGCGCCTACTTCATCAGCGATTTCACGGAAACGCTTGAAGTCGATTGCGCGTGGATATGCGCTTGCACCAGCCACAATTAATTTTGGTTTATGTGTACGAGCTTTTTCTAATACATCATCGTAGTTAATACGATGTGTTTCACGATCTACACCATATTCGATGAAATTGTACTGAACACCACTAAAGTTAACAGGACTTCCGTGCGTTAAGTGACCGCCGTGCGATAAATTCATACCAAGTACTGTGTCTCCAGCCTCTAAAACAGTGAAGTATACAGCCATGTTTGCTTGTGCACCTGAGTGAGGTTGAACGTTCACGTGCTCTGCTCCGAAAATTTCTTTTGCACGATCACGAGCTAAGTCTTCTACTACGTCCACGTGTTCACAACCGCCGTAGTAACGTTTAGCTGGATAGCCTTCAGCATATTTATTTGTTAAAACTGAACCTTGTGCTTCCATTACCGCTGTTGTTACAAAGTTTTCTGAAGCAATTAGCTCAATCTTAGTACGTTGTCTTTGTAATTCATCCTTGATCGCATTATAAACTGCTGGATCTTGTTGCATTAGTTGTTTCTCCATCAAAATCCTCTCCTCGTTTCGTATTCGCAATGTTCGTTATTTGTTAATTCAACTACATTGTAACATGATTTATTTAGAATAAAAAAGAAAAAATGTGTATTATTTTAATATATTTAATTACGAAAGTTCGTAAAACGCTCTCATTCCACCAATTAGTTTTGGACGCGTCTTTGCTAAAGTAACATGAGCGTGTCCAACTGCGTTTAACGTACAACGAACGGGTACTGCGACATGCTTTAAATGCATACCAATGAATGTATCTCCAATATCAATACCGGCATCAGCTTTAATAAACTCTACCAAAACAGGATCTTTAAGCTGGCCATAGGCCTGTGTAGCCATCGCTCCACCTGCTTTATGAATAGGAACAACACTAACCATTTCTAAACGCTCTTTGCGAGCTAATTCTCGTTCTACTACCAGTGCTCGATTGAGATGTTCACAGCATTGAAATGCTAAGTTGACACCCGTTTTTTTTCGAAAATCTGCTAGTGTATCAAAAATCATTTCTGCGACTTCCATTGCGCCTGCGGTTCCTATTTTTTCACCAATTACCTCGCTTGTACTGCATCCAATGACAAGTGTATGTTCTGAAGACAACTGCACTTGTGCTAAAAAATCAGATAAAACTGTTTCCAACTGCTCTTTCCATTTCGTAAGTTCAGACACGTTTTTCTTCCTTTCTTTCATTGAATACGTTCACATTATACAGTTACTGTTGCATCGCTTTGCTGCTCGTACTGTTTAATTTTATTCACGCGATTTTCATGTCGACCGCCTTCAAATTCTGTCATTAACCAAATTTTCGCAATTTCACGTGCAAGTCCCGGCCCAATGACACGTTCACCCATTGCCAGAATGTTGCTATCATTATGTTCTCTTGTCGCTTTTGCACTGAACGTATCATGCACTAGAGCGCAGCGAATTCCTTTTACTTTATTAGCTGCTATACTCATACCGATGCCTGTTCCACAAATAAGAATGCCTCGACTTACTTCTTGGCTCGCCACTTTTTGAGCAACAGGAAGTGCATAATCCGGATAGTCTACAGACGCTGTGCATTCACACCCTAAATCCACATATTCAATATTTAATTCTTCCATTAAAGAGATAATTTCCTGTCGCAAATTTATACCGCCGTGGTCAGATGCAATAGCTATTTTCATCTTTGTTTCCTCCTCATACATACCTTCGTCTTATATTAAATTTCTGTTCATTTTAATCCAGCAAAAATTTATGGGACCTTCTATAATTTGTCGACTATTTTGTTAATCATACGCTCTAACTCTTCTAAAGTCTGTTCGTACGTCTGTAATGATCCGCCAAACGGATCAGATACTTCACCTTGCTCGTCGGCAAATTCTTTTAGCGTAAATAATTTATCACTTACGTATGGAGCTTGGTTCAAAATCAACATTTTATGCTGCTCCGTCATCGTAAAAATATAAGTAGCCCACATCAATTGTTCTTCCGTTAATGCTGCCGAAGCATGAGAACAAGCTATGCCTTTCTGGTGAAGGGCAACTTGTGCATGAACAGAAGCTTCACTTCCATTTGAAGCGAATACGCCTGCAGACTTCACGT
This genomic interval carries:
- the atpB gene encoding F0F1 ATP synthase subunit A gives rise to the protein MGHESPTIEFLGLTFSQSNLLMVTVASVIVFLIAVLCTRTLAMKPSGAQNFIEWVLDFVKGLVNSNMDWKTGGRFLTLGVTLLMYIFVSNMLGLPFAIVIDHNLWWKSPTADPAITLTLAVMVVVLSHYYGIKMRGFSAYTKDYFKPMAFLFPLKIIEEFANTLTLGLRLYGNIYAGEILLSLLAGLATTGFLGTIGAAIPMLLWQGFSIFVGAIQAFIFTMLTMVYLSHKVSSDH
- a CDS encoding ATP synthase subunit I, with the translated sequence MQDLQHVFPRLRSYILYLLALYVLGWGFTSYKAVFAGLILGTALSLYNLWNLVRKFEQFGQALDEGKKPRSIGTVVRFATAALAVVITISYPKTFHIISVVVGLMTYYVVIIIDLVVQNMRRR
- a CDS encoding AtpZ/AtpI family protein; this translates as MKDRNRHPLQAMALVSIILSQLAGSVLIGLFSGRWADQWLDTEPLFLILGLLSGLAAGVFMMLRTVHHFFSGD
- a CDS encoding S8 family serine peptidase, with the protein product MWIKWLMISFILGSGGGQMSLNPTFPSIKQEMNHQEKSIIVMIEKEKFAKFKSQLQKNYPNIKIKSEFHTVFTGLSLNGSISDLEKLSHNPSIISSHSIKNYQVAEENSVTFIGSEQVRGLFDTYNQRLTGKGIKVGVIDTGVDYSHPDLKQTYRGGYDVIDKDYEPMETTREQGEPTLHGTHVAGIIAANGNIKGVAPQAEIYAYRALGPGGAGTSESVILAIEKAIQDDVDIINLSLGNDVNGPDLPTSLALDRAVEKGIVTVTSSGNSGPGLWTVGSPGTAEKAISVGASVSPTTVQFLTIGFNKEKVMMAPVEGSRPWTFNQTLRVINEQYSKEQKHALGNVILLKAEGNAVEKKIKQAEQAGAKAVILYSPTEKSIIGKLKESVNIPVIWVSKKSGDTINQHIQSQQPYLRTGKQVVQDLLTSFSSRGPVTTTWGIKPDVVAPGYFINSTVPGGYERMHGTSMAAPHVAGACALILQAHPNWSPEQVKASLMNTSKVMQQLNGQTYRVYEQGAGRIQIAKAVTADSLFYPSSLSFGIFTRPSKKVLSFKIDNQSDKAKTYRLNVPKRDEGVNWDVPLPVTVPPHQTKEIAVTLSVQPRFKNKGIYDGYLEINDSRETFSLPYMYMVSIPDYPRVMGLQVAAEKEKNTYSYELFLPEGADQLGVALFDKQSLQFVSYLDVDVDVERGMRKRKITIDESLVPGAYQIFAFVKKHRQEQVVHSTITIE
- the wecB gene encoding non-hydrolyzing UDP-N-acetylglucosamine 2-epimerase codes for the protein MKQPIKVMTIFGTRPEAIKMAPLVLELKKRPEEFEAIVTVTAQHREMLDQVLSIFDIQPDYDLNIMKDRQTLMDVTTRGLEGLDDVMKKVKPDIVLVHGDTTTTFIAGLAAFYNQIQVGHVEAGLRTWNKYSPYPEEMNRQLTGVLADLHFAPTDKSAANLQAENKKEERIFVTGNTAIDALKTTVKETYEHEVLTKLGDDRLILLTAHRRENLGEPMKNMFRAVKRIVDEHEDVQVVYPVHLNPVVRETANDILGNDPRIHLIEPLDVIDFHNFAERAHIILTDSGGVQEEAPSLGVPVLVLRDTTERPEGIEAGTLKLAGTEEETIYALAKELLIDEDVYKQMSQASNPYGDGLASKRICDAISYYFNRRENRPEVFNPLS
- the upp gene encoding uracil phosphoribosyltransferase yields the protein MGKVYVFDHPLIQHKLTYIRDVKTGTKEFRELVDEVASLMAFEATRDLPLEDVEIETPVCKTKSKVIAGKKLGIVPILRAGIGMVDGFLKLMPAAKVGHVGLYRDPETLQPVEYYVKLPNDVEERDFIVVDPMLATGGSAVEAINSLKKRGAKNIKFMCLIAAPEGVEIVKEAHPDVDIYIAALDEKLNDHGYIVPGLGDAGDRLFGTK